The following are encoded together in the Gammaproteobacteria bacterium genome:
- a CDS encoding transposase, with protein MTSQRRPYKTYPEAFKLEALRLLEESDRPASEIARQLGIRRNQLYKWKEQMTKQGKVPTAKRGRPKKEDQSEMATLRQELKRLREENEILKKAAAYFAKELK; from the coding sequence ATGACATCACAACGCAGACCCTATAAAACCTATCCCGAAGCCTTTAAGCTTGAAGCCTTGCGCCTGTTGGAGGAATCCGACAGACCTGCCAGTGAGATTGCCAGGCAACTTGGCATCCGTAGAAATCAGCTTTACAAGTGGAAGGAGCAGATGACCAAACAAGGCAAAGTGCCCACCGCTAAACGCGGGCGGCCGAAGAAGGAAGACCAGAGCGAAATGGCCACCTTGAGGCAGGAGTTGAAACGGCTTCGGGAGGAAAACGAAATCCTAAAAAAAGCCGCGGCGTACTTTGCGAAGGAACTCAAGTGA
- a CDS encoding lmo0937 family membrane protein, with translation MLETIAIILVVLWLLGFVTSYTMGGFIHVLLVIAVVVILIRVSRGQRL, from the coding sequence ATGCTTGAGACCATTGCAATCATTCTGGTTGTCCTCTGGCTACTGGGTTTTGTCACCTCGTACACCATGGGCGGATTCATTCATGTCCTCTTGGTCATCGCGGTTGTGGTGATACTGATTCGTGTCAGTCGTGGCCAACGCCTGTAA
- a CDS encoding cytochrome c — protein MKKTIVVLMSAAAMCFAISAQAGDAAAGEAKSANCTGCHGKNGKSNNPNYPNLAGQKEAYLIKATKAYRDGERKDPMMSSMVSGLSDADIEDLAAFYSSVK, from the coding sequence ATGAAAAAAACAATCGTAGTGTTGATGTCGGCAGCAGCAATGTGTTTTGCCATCAGTGCCCAGGCCGGTGATGCCGCCGCGGGCGAGGCAAAGAGTGCCAATTGTACGGGTTGCCATGGGAAGAACGGTAAAAGCAATAATCCGAATTATCCCAATCTGGCCGGACAAAAAGAGGCCTATCTGATCAAGGCGACCAAGGCCTATCGTGATGGTGAGCGTAAAGACCCCATGATGAGTTCCATGGTGAGCGGTTTAAGCGACGCCGATATCGAGGATCTGGCCGCATTCTATTCCAGTGTGAAATAG
- a CDS encoding elongation factor-1 alpha, protein MNKQHCMHFSALPMGMKVLYTGTLVVLGIGYLFAMIHIFSSHAGRDGNPALSVDDLIIAYSGSKSDTRLEAALKGPMANMLPGEERNQIIAWVRSGAEQATYASSGAEQIIEKRCLTCHNGSNPHIPSFKEFEGLKATAELDTGMDIFTLVRVSHIHLFGITFIFFIVSTIFCHAYIKPLWLKCIIIIVPFIAIILDIGSWYLTKLYSPFAWVVMGSGALMGVAFAIQWLVSVYQMWFYRLPKEIQDKGSVVS, encoded by the coding sequence ATGAATAAACAGCACTGTATGCACTTCAGCGCACTGCCAATGGGCATGAAAGTGCTGTATACAGGCACCCTGGTGGTACTGGGTATTGGTTATCTGTTTGCCATGATCCATATCTTTTCCTCGCATGCCGGGCGGGATGGAAATCCCGCCTTGTCGGTAGATGATCTGATCATCGCCTACAGCGGCAGTAAATCGGACACACGTCTCGAGGCCGCGTTAAAGGGGCCGATGGCCAATATGCTGCCGGGAGAAGAGCGGAACCAGATCATCGCCTGGGTACGTTCGGGCGCGGAGCAGGCAACCTATGCCAGCAGTGGTGCAGAGCAAATCATCGAAAAGCGCTGTCTCACCTGCCATAACGGGTCGAATCCACATATCCCGAGCTTCAAGGAGTTTGAGGGGCTGAAAGCGACGGCGGAGCTGGATACCGGTATGGATATCTTTACCCTGGTGCGCGTCTCCCACATACACCTGTTTGGCATCACCTTTATCTTTTTTATTGTCAGCACCATATTTTGCCATGCCTACATCAAACCCCTGTGGCTCAAGTGCATCATCATCATCGTGCCATTTATCGCGATTATCCTCGACATCGGTTCCTGGTATCTCACCAAACTGTATTCGCCATTCGCCTGGGTAGTAATGGGAAGCGGGGCGCTGATGGGCGTGGCATTCGCGATTCAATGGCTGGTATCGGTATACCAGATGTGGTTTTACCGCCTGCCAAAAGAGATTCAGGATAAGGGTAGCGTCGTCTCTTAA
- a CDS encoding c-type cytochrome domain-containing protein — MQNRSLTIVYSLLACIATLLVAGCDGGDKTQPKVSYSTDIVPVLEKHCLECHLPDAPGQLASGLDMSSYESLMKGTRFGPVIKAGDSLSSTLIILVEGRADPSIKMPHGERPSLSAAEIKTLRQWIDQGAAKN, encoded by the coding sequence ATGCAAAACCGCAGCCTGACGATCGTCTATTCCCTGTTAGCATGTATTGCAACGCTGCTCGTGGCGGGTTGTGATGGCGGTGATAAGACGCAGCCCAAGGTTAGTTACTCCACAGACATTGTGCCTGTCCTCGAAAAACACTGTCTGGAATGTCACCTGCCGGATGCTCCGGGGCAGCTGGCCTCGGGGCTTGATATGTCCAGCTATGAATCCCTGATGAAGGGCACCCGATTCGGGCCTGTCATAAAGGCCGGGGACAGCCTTTCCAGCACCTTGATCATACTGGTTGAGGGCCGCGCCGACCCATCCATCAAGATGCCGCACGGTGAGCGGCCATCCCTATCGGCCGCTGAGATTAAAACCCTGCGCCAGTGGATCGATCAGGGCGCCGCGAAAAACTGA
- a CDS encoding RidA family protein, translated as MNTATAQTDKKRTVIQTDAAPAAIGTYSQAIKVGDTVYLSGQIPLRADTMEVVEGDMAAQVRQVFDNLQAVARAAGGDLADIVKLNIFLTDLSHFALVNEVMADYFQPPYPARAAVGVASLPKNVPVEMDAIMVLGG; from the coding sequence ATGAATACAGCCACCGCGCAGACCGATAAAAAACGCACCGTGATTCAGACCGATGCCGCGCCCGCGGCGATTGGCACCTATTCACAGGCAATAAAAGTAGGCGATACGGTCTATCTTTCCGGACAGATTCCATTGCGAGCAGACACCATGGAAGTGGTGGAGGGTGACATGGCGGCGCAGGTCCGCCAGGTGTTTGATAATCTACAGGCCGTGGCGCGCGCGGCAGGCGGCGACCTGGCGGATATAGTGAAGCTGAATATCTTCCTGACCGACCTGTCGCACTTCGCCCTGGTGAACGAAGTCATGGCGGATTATTTCCAGCCGCCCTATCCGGCTCGCGCCGCCGTGGGTGTCGCGAGCCTGCCCAAAAACGTGCCGGTGGAAATGGACGCTATCATGGTGCTGGGCGGCTAG